A DNA window from Rossellomorea marisflavi contains the following coding sequences:
- a CDS encoding glucose-6-phosphate isomerase, translating into MTHIRFDYSNALSFFGEHEITYLRDAVKAAHTSLHEKTGAGSDFLGWIDLPVDYDKEEFARIQKASEKINKDSDILLVIGIGGSYLGARAAIEMLNHSFFNTVSKEKRSAPQVLFLGQNISSTYMKDLMDLLEGKDFSINVISKSGTTTEPAIAFRIFRKMLEEKYGVEEARKRIYATTDKSKGALKTLANDEGYETFVVPDDVGGRYSVLTAVGLLPIAVSGVDIEAMMDGAAKAREDFGQSELSENPAYQYAAVRNVLYNKGKTIEMLINYEPGLQYFAEWWKQLFGESEGKDQKGIYPSSANFSTDLHSLGQYVQEGRRDIFETVVKVQESRHELVIEEADSDLDGLNYLAGQTIDFVNNKAFEGTLLAHTDGGVPNLIVEIPAMDAYTFGYLVYFFEKACAVSGYLLGVNPFDQPGVEAYKVNMFALLGKPGFEEKKAELEKRLK; encoded by the coding sequence ATGACACACATTCGTTTTGATTATTCAAACGCGTTATCCTTTTTTGGTGAACATGAAATTACATATCTACGTGATGCCGTAAAGGCAGCACACACCTCCCTGCACGAAAAAACGGGTGCAGGAAGCGACTTCCTAGGGTGGATCGATCTTCCTGTCGATTATGATAAAGAAGAATTTGCCCGCATCCAAAAAGCGTCAGAAAAAATCAACAAAGACTCCGATATCCTGCTCGTTATCGGAATCGGAGGATCTTACCTTGGTGCAAGAGCGGCCATTGAAATGCTCAATCACAGCTTCTTTAATACCGTTTCAAAAGAAAAGCGTTCAGCACCACAGGTCCTTTTCCTTGGACAAAACATCAGCTCTACCTACATGAAGGACCTGATGGATCTTCTTGAAGGCAAAGACTTCTCGATCAATGTCATCTCGAAATCCGGTACAACAACCGAGCCGGCAATCGCCTTCCGTATCTTCCGCAAAATGCTTGAGGAGAAATACGGAGTGGAAGAAGCCCGCAAACGCATCTATGCGACAACGGATAAGTCAAAAGGAGCGCTTAAGACCCTTGCAAACGACGAAGGCTACGAAACATTCGTTGTGCCTGATGATGTCGGCGGTCGTTATTCTGTCCTGACGGCTGTAGGTCTCCTGCCGATTGCCGTAAGCGGTGTGGATATCGAAGCGATGATGGACGGAGCAGCAAAGGCAAGGGAAGACTTCGGTCAGTCCGAGCTTTCCGAGAATCCGGCCTACCAATACGCAGCCGTGCGTAACGTTCTGTATAACAAAGGCAAAACGATCGAAATGCTCATCAACTACGAGCCGGGTCTTCAATACTTCGCTGAGTGGTGGAAACAGCTCTTCGGTGAAAGCGAAGGAAAAGACCAAAAAGGGATCTATCCTTCATCTGCAAACTTCTCGACCGACCTTCACTCACTTGGTCAATATGTACAAGAAGGCCGCCGCGATATCTTTGAAACCGTCGTGAAGGTTCAGGAATCGCGCCATGAACTTGTGATCGAAGAAGCTGACAGCGATCTTGACGGCCTGAACTACCTTGCTGGCCAAACCATCGATTTCGTCAACAACAAAGCTTTCGAAGGAACCTTGCTCGCCCATACAGATGGAGGCGTTCCGAATCTGATCGTCGAAATCCCTGCCATGGATGCGTATACGTTCGGATACCTTGTGTATTTCTTCGAGAAGGCATGTGCCGTGAGCGGTTATCTCCTTGGCGTCAATCCATTTGATCAGCCTGGGGTAGAGGCGTACAAAGTGAATATGTTCGCCCTCCTTGGTAAACCTGGATTCGAAGAAAAGAAAGCTGAACTTGAAAAACGATTGAAATAA
- a CDS encoding ornithine--oxo-acid transaminase, protein MASSQAIIDQTDKYGARNYHPLPIVISEAEGVWVTDPEGNRYMDMLSAYSAVNQGHRHPKIIQALKDQADRVTLTSRAFHNDQLAPWYEKICQLTGKDMALPMNTGAEAVETAIKTARRWAYDVKGVEENRAEIIACNGNFHGRTMTAVSLSSEEEYKRGFGPMLPGINLIPYGDLDALKEAITPNTAAFLIEPIQGEAGIVFPPEGFLKAAADLCKEQNVLFIADEIQAGLARSGKMFACEWARVNPDMYILGKALGGGVFPISCVVADEAVLGVFNPGSHGSTFGGNPMACAVSIASLDVLIDENLADRSLEMGEYFMGKLKEIKNPLIKEVRGSGLFIGVELHEPARAYCEKLKDEGLLCKETHDTVIRFAPPLVISQEDLDWAIERIKKVLS, encoded by the coding sequence ATGGCGAGTTCACAGGCGATCATCGATCAAACAGATAAATACGGAGCAAGGAATTATCATCCCCTGCCGATTGTCATTTCGGAAGCAGAAGGGGTATGGGTGACCGATCCCGAAGGCAACCGCTACATGGATATGCTCAGTGCGTATTCTGCCGTCAACCAGGGCCATCGCCATCCGAAGATCATCCAGGCGCTGAAGGATCAGGCAGACCGCGTGACGCTTACATCACGTGCCTTCCATAACGATCAGTTGGCACCGTGGTACGAGAAAATCTGTCAGCTGACAGGCAAGGATATGGCCCTGCCGATGAACACGGGAGCAGAAGCAGTCGAAACGGCCATCAAAACGGCCAGGCGCTGGGCGTATGATGTGAAAGGTGTCGAGGAAAACCGTGCTGAAATCATCGCGTGCAATGGGAACTTCCACGGCAGGACGATGACGGCTGTTTCTCTATCGTCAGAAGAAGAATATAAGCGTGGATTCGGCCCGATGCTGCCAGGCATCAATCTCATTCCATATGGCGATCTTGACGCGTTGAAAGAGGCGATCACACCGAATACGGCAGCCTTCCTCATCGAGCCGATCCAGGGAGAGGCCGGGATTGTGTTCCCTCCTGAAGGCTTCCTGAAAGCAGCTGCCGATCTTTGCAAGGAACAGAATGTGCTCTTCATCGCAGATGAGATCCAGGCGGGGCTTGCCCGTTCCGGTAAAATGTTTGCGTGTGAGTGGGCTAGGGTCAATCCGGATATGTATATTCTCGGTAAAGCACTCGGCGGAGGCGTGTTCCCGATTTCATGCGTAGTGGCGGACGAAGCGGTCCTTGGTGTGTTCAATCCGGGCTCACATGGTTCCACATTCGGAGGAAACCCGATGGCATGTGCCGTTTCCATCGCCTCCCTCGATGTGCTCATCGATGAAAACCTTGCAGATCGCTCCCTGGAGATGGGCGAGTACTTCATGGGTAAACTCAAGGAGATCAAGAACCCCCTCATCAAGGAAGTGCGGGGAAGCGGCCTCTTCATCGGAGTCGAGCTTCATGAACCGGCACGTGCGTATTGTGAAAAGCTCAAGGATGAAGGTCTCCTTTGCAAAGAAACCCATGATACCGTCATCCGTTTCGCTCCACCCCTTGTGATTTCTCAGGAAGATCTGGACTGGGCAATCGAGCGGATCAAGAAAGTGCTTTCTTGA
- the asnB gene encoding asparagine synthase (glutamine-hydrolyzing) yields the protein MCGIAGWIDWSKDLREQQHILKSMTDAIEHRGPDAEGAWVSEHAALGHRRLIVIDPNGGKQPMIYQNNHHQIALTYNGELYNYLELKEELTEKGHTFNTSSDTEVLLHSYLEWGEDCVRHFNGIFAFGIWDEEKNQLMLGRDHLGVKPLFLTEEGDGLLFGSEIKALLAHPDVDAEIDQTGLSELFGMGPMRTPGQAIFKNIQEVRAGHYMIYNEQGKKDVQYWTLESKKHTDDMDTTVNTIKEILEDTVKRQLIADKPLTTMLSGGLDSSGLTAIAGREYGEKTLSSYSIDFVNNEADFEEDFLRRDLDEPWVKRVSEHVGTDHTSIVFDAKKLVDNLLVPMKARDLPGVGEIETSLYLLFTEMKKTATVALSGESADEVFSGYPWFHQEEYLDAGVFPWLLNIGGIADVMKDHLLDRLHIEDYRKQRYQEALKELPVLEGESDIEAKQRRMSFMFITRFLPFMLDRKDRASMMTGFEVRVPFCDYRLVEYLWNIPFEMKNVDDIEKGILRRALKDYLPDDVRNRRKSAYPSTKDEAYYEGVKDWMLSILNDPASPILNLIDADKVRAMIDDKEQSTTMVKSLFDYLIQVNEWLKEYDVSVKL from the coding sequence ATGTGTGGAATAGCAGGCTGGATTGATTGGAGTAAAGACTTACGAGAACAACAGCATATTTTAAAATCCATGACCGATGCCATTGAACATAGGGGGCCGGATGCAGAGGGTGCCTGGGTGAGCGAACATGCAGCCCTTGGACACCGTAGACTCATCGTCATCGACCCGAATGGCGGGAAACAGCCGATGATTTATCAAAACAACCATCATCAAATCGCACTCACTTATAATGGTGAGCTTTATAACTATCTTGAGCTTAAAGAAGAATTGACGGAGAAAGGCCACACCTTCAATACCAGCTCGGATACGGAAGTTCTGCTTCACTCTTATCTTGAGTGGGGGGAAGATTGCGTTCGTCACTTTAACGGGATCTTCGCATTCGGAATCTGGGATGAAGAAAAGAACCAACTCATGCTTGGTCGCGACCACCTTGGTGTGAAACCACTGTTCTTAACTGAAGAAGGAGATGGACTTCTATTCGGTTCCGAAATCAAAGCGCTCCTTGCCCATCCGGATGTAGACGCAGAAATCGATCAAACGGGTCTTTCTGAGTTATTCGGAATGGGGCCGATGAGAACACCGGGACAAGCCATCTTCAAGAACATCCAAGAAGTCCGTGCCGGACATTATATGATCTACAATGAGCAAGGAAAGAAAGACGTCCAATATTGGACACTTGAAAGCAAGAAGCATACGGATGATATGGATACGACCGTAAATACGATCAAAGAGATTCTTGAAGATACGGTCAAGCGTCAGCTCATTGCCGATAAGCCGCTTACCACCATGCTGTCGGGAGGACTCGACTCAAGCGGATTGACCGCTATTGCGGGGCGTGAATACGGTGAAAAGACGCTCTCCTCTTATTCCATCGACTTTGTAAATAATGAAGCGGACTTCGAGGAAGACTTCCTCCGCAGGGATCTTGATGAGCCGTGGGTGAAACGTGTGTCCGAACACGTAGGGACGGATCATACGTCCATCGTGTTTGATGCCAAGAAGCTCGTCGACAACCTATTGGTTCCCATGAAAGCAAGAGATCTCCCTGGTGTCGGTGAAATCGAGACGTCCCTTTACCTCTTGTTCACGGAAATGAAAAAGACCGCAACTGTCGCCCTCTCAGGAGAATCAGCGGACGAAGTATTCTCAGGCTATCCTTGGTTCCATCAGGAAGAATACCTTGATGCAGGTGTGTTCCCATGGCTCTTGAACATCGGTGGTATCGCCGACGTCATGAAGGATCATCTCCTGGATCGACTCCATATCGAGGACTATCGAAAGCAGCGCTATCAGGAAGCACTGAAGGAGCTCCCGGTCCTTGAAGGAGAGTCCGATATCGAAGCGAAGCAAAGAAGGATGTCCTTCATGTTCATCACTCGTTTCCTTCCGTTCATGCTCGACCGGAAAGACCGTGCCAGCATGATGACAGGCTTTGAAGTGCGTGTGCCATTCTGTGATTATCGCCTTGTGGAGTATCTTTGGAATATCCCATTTGAAATGAAAAATGTGGATGATATCGAAAAAGGGATCCTGCGTCGTGCACTGAAGGATTATCTTCCGGACGATGTGCGCAATCGCAGGAAGAGTGCTTATCCGAGTACGAAGGATGAGGCCTACTATGAAGGCGTGAAGGACTGGATGCTGTCGATCTTGAATGATCCAGCTTCCCCGATCCTGAATCTGATCGATGCGGATAAAGTGCGTGCCATGATCGATGATAAAGAACAATCCACCACCATGGTGAAGTCGTTATTCGATTACTTGATCCAAGTGAATGAATGGCTGAAGGAATATGATGTTTCAGTCAAGCTGTAA
- a CDS encoding aldehyde dehydrogenase, whose translation MHRISEVMKMNIEETSLQTVKQAIQNQKSFFKNGHTRPISSRKETLQTLYRMIKDHEEDIIHALQMDLNKSEMETYATEIGILLEEIRFVLKQIDEWAEPKKVKVAKTHIGSKSYSVPEPYGVTLIISPWNYPFQLALAPVIGAIAAGNTAIIKPSELTVHTSRLLERIISARFDGHVLKVIEGGVETTGHLLDQPFDYIFFTGSVPVGKVVMEAASKRLIPVTLELGGKSPCIVDQTADIALAAKRIAFGKVTNAGQTCIAPDYLFLHKSIKEQFITEFKNAVVTFYGPEPLKNDKYGRIINERHFDRIASYLDDGEILLGGKLDRTFLKMEPTLMTPRDHSVPVMQEEIFGPVFPVLEYENLEEVIDYVTERPKPLALYLFTNNEATEAAITGNISYGGGCINDTLMHIVTPYLPFGGVGESGMGSYHGESSFSTFSHYKSVMKQTNKFDMSFRYPNGKFGMQLIKKLLK comes from the coding sequence ATACATAGGATATCGGAGGTCATGAAGATGAATATTGAGGAAACGTCCCTACAAACCGTAAAACAGGCCATACAGAATCAAAAGTCTTTTTTTAAGAACGGACATACCAGACCAATTTCCAGTAGGAAAGAAACCCTTCAAACGCTCTATCGTATGATCAAAGATCATGAAGAAGATATCATCCACGCCCTGCAGATGGATCTGAATAAGTCCGAAATGGAAACCTATGCAACGGAAATCGGCATCCTTCTCGAAGAAATACGCTTCGTGCTCAAACAGATCGATGAGTGGGCAGAACCGAAAAAAGTAAAGGTAGCCAAGACCCATATCGGATCTAAAAGTTACTCGGTGCCGGAACCCTATGGGGTCACGCTGATCATCTCCCCATGGAATTACCCGTTCCAGCTTGCCCTGGCCCCGGTGATCGGTGCCATTGCGGCGGGGAACACGGCCATCATCAAGCCTTCAGAGCTTACGGTCCATACATCACGTCTTCTTGAGCGGATCATCTCCGCCCGCTTTGACGGACATGTGCTGAAAGTGATCGAAGGAGGAGTGGAAACAACGGGGCATCTCCTTGACCAACCGTTTGACTACATCTTCTTCACAGGCAGTGTACCCGTCGGGAAGGTCGTCATGGAAGCGGCAAGCAAACGGTTGATCCCCGTCACCCTCGAACTTGGAGGGAAAAGCCCGTGCATCGTGGACCAGACGGCGGATATCGCCCTGGCAGCCAAGCGAATCGCCTTTGGGAAGGTCACGAATGCAGGACAGACATGCATCGCCCCGGATTACCTCTTCCTTCACAAAAGCATCAAGGAGCAATTCATCACGGAGTTCAAGAATGCCGTCGTGACATTTTATGGTCCGGAGCCCCTTAAGAATGATAAGTACGGGCGCATCATCAATGAACGGCATTTCGACAGGATTGCCTCTTATCTCGATGACGGGGAAATCCTCCTAGGGGGGAAACTCGATCGTACGTTCCTGAAGATGGAGCCGACCCTGATGACACCGAGGGATCACTCTGTCCCGGTCATGCAGGAAGAAATCTTCGGTCCCGTATTCCCGGTGCTCGAGTACGAAAACCTAGAAGAAGTCATTGACTATGTAACGGAAAGGCCGAAGCCCCTGGCACTGTATCTGTTCACGAACAATGAAGCAACCGAAGCCGCCATCACCGGAAATATCTCGTATGGCGGGGGCTGTATCAATGATACCCTGATGCATATCGTGACGCCCTATCTTCCATTCGGCGGCGTAGGGGAAAGTGGCATGGGGAGCTATCACGGTGAGTCCAGCTTCTCCACATTCTCCCACTATAAAAGCGTCATGAAACAGACCAATAAATTCGATATGAGCTTCCGGTACCCAAATGGGAAATTCGGGATGCAGCTCATCAAAAAACTGCTGAAATAA
- the pruA gene encoding L-glutamate gamma-semialdehyde dehydrogenase, translating into MIPYKHEPFTDFSNKENQKAYKEGLKTVEAYLGQDYPLIIGGERVTTDAKLVSVNPADHKELIGNVSKADQELAEKAMNVAYDTFQTWRKVKPETRADILFRASAIVRRRKHEFSALLTKEAGKPWNEADADTAEAIDFMEYYARQMLRLKDGFPVESRPGEYNQFNYIPLGVGVVISPWNFAFAIMAGTAVAAIVTGNTVLLKPASTTAVVAAKFIEVLEEAGLPKGVINYIPGSGAEVGDYLVDHPKTRFISFTGSRDVGIRIYERAAKVHPGQKWLKRVIAEMGGKDTIVVDSEGDIELAAKSIVASAFGFSGQKCSACSRAVVVEDVYDQVLERAVELTKELTVGNPVDQDNFMGPVIDQASFDKIMSYIEIGKEEGKLMVGGEGDSSKGYFVKPTIFADLAPDARLMQEEIFGPVVAFSKAKDFDHALEIANNTDYGLTGAVITNNRAKIEQAREDFHVGNLYFNRGCTGAIVGYQPFGGFNMSGTDSKAGGPDYLLLHLQAKTTSETL; encoded by the coding sequence ATGATTCCTTACAAGCATGAACCATTCACAGACTTCTCGAACAAAGAAAACCAAAAAGCGTATAAAGAAGGCTTGAAAACAGTTGAAGCCTATCTTGGACAAGACTATCCCCTGATTATCGGCGGGGAGCGAGTGACTACTGATGCAAAATTGGTGTCAGTCAATCCTGCAGACCATAAAGAACTGATCGGAAACGTATCTAAAGCTGATCAGGAACTCGCAGAAAAAGCAATGAACGTAGCATATGATACATTCCAGACCTGGCGAAAGGTGAAACCGGAAACGCGTGCAGATATCTTGTTCCGTGCTTCTGCCATCGTACGCCGACGCAAGCACGAATTTTCAGCCCTGCTGACAAAAGAAGCGGGCAAACCATGGAATGAGGCGGATGCCGATACGGCCGAAGCAATCGACTTCATGGAGTATTATGCACGCCAGATGCTGCGCCTGAAAGATGGTTTCCCTGTAGAAAGCCGTCCTGGCGAATACAACCAGTTCAACTATATCCCTCTTGGAGTGGGCGTTGTCATCTCTCCTTGGAACTTCGCGTTTGCCATCATGGCCGGTACGGCTGTTGCGGCCATCGTGACAGGAAATACGGTGCTCTTGAAGCCTGCATCCACGACAGCCGTCGTTGCGGCTAAATTCATCGAAGTCCTTGAAGAAGCCGGTCTTCCAAAAGGCGTTATCAACTATATCCCTGGAAGCGGTGCTGAAGTCGGGGATTACCTCGTAGATCACCCGAAAACACGTTTCATCTCCTTCACTGGATCACGTGATGTCGGGATCCGCATCTACGAAAGGGCTGCAAAAGTCCATCCTGGTCAGAAATGGCTGAAGCGCGTGATCGCTGAAATGGGAGGGAAAGATACGATCGTCGTCGATTCAGAAGGCGATATCGAACTTGCAGCTAAATCCATCGTGGCATCTGCCTTTGGCTTCTCCGGTCAAAAATGCTCGGCTTGTTCACGTGCCGTCGTCGTGGAAGATGTATACGACCAGGTGCTCGAGCGTGCAGTTGAATTGACGAAGGAACTCACAGTCGGAAACCCTGTCGACCAGGATAACTTCATGGGACCGGTCATCGATCAAGCTTCATTCGATAAGATCATGAGCTACATCGAAATCGGGAAGGAAGAAGGAAAACTCATGGTTGGCGGTGAAGGAGACAGCTCGAAAGGCTACTTCGTCAAACCGACGATCTTTGCCGACCTTGCTCCTGATGCACGACTCATGCAGGAAGAAATCTTCGGACCGGTCGTTGCCTTCTCCAAGGCGAAGGATTTCGATCATGCCCTTGAGATCGCCAACAACACGGATTACGGATTGACTGGAGCAGTCATCACGAATAACCGTGCGAAAATCGAGCAGGCGCGGGAGGACTTCCACGTCGGAAACCTTTACTTCAACCGCGGCTGTACAGGTGCCATCGTTGGATACCAGCCGTTCGGAGGATTCAATATGTCCGGGACGGATTCCAAAGCAGGCGGACCTGATTATCTGTTGCTTCACCTTCAAGCGAAAACAACTTCGGAAACTCTATAA
- a CDS encoding DUF378 domain-containing protein produces MSALQRIALVLTIIGAVNWGLIGFFQFDLVAAIFGGQGAGLSRIIYGLVGISGLINLGLLFKPTEELERDHRTEPTR; encoded by the coding sequence ATGAGTGCTTTACAACGTATTGCATTGGTTCTCACCATCATCGGTGCCGTGAACTGGGGGCTGATCGGATTTTTCCAATTCGACCTCGTCGCCGCCATTTTCGGAGGACAAGGTGCCGGACTTTCCCGGATCATCTATGGTCTGGTCGGAATTTCAGGACTGATCAATCTTGGATTACTGTTCAAACCGACAGAGGAACTGGAACGGGATCACCGTACAGAACCTACACGATAA
- a CDS encoding iron-containing alcohol dehydrogenase, whose product MNEFTFYNPTKLIFGKGQVEQLKDLVPQYGKKVLLVYGGGSIKKSGLYDQVTAVLNDIDAEVFELAGVEPNPRLTTVRRGVDICKEEGIEFLLAVGGGSVIDCTKAIAAGAKYDGDAWDLVTKKAFASEALPFGTVLTLAATGSEMNAGSVITNWETNEKYGWGSPVTFPQFSILDPENTFTVPKNHTIYGMVDMMSHVFEQYFHNATNTPLQDRMCESVLKVVIETAPKLINDLENYELRETILYSGTIALNGMLQMGYRGDWGSHNIEHAVSAVYDIPHAGGLAILFPNWMKHNLNVNPARFAQLAERVWNVDPEGKTQEEVALEGIEKLREFWSSIGAPSRLADYDIDDSKLDLIADKAMANGAFGNFNNHQLNKEDTLSILRASL is encoded by the coding sequence ATGAATGAATTTACGTTTTATAATCCGACGAAATTGATCTTTGGTAAAGGTCAAGTCGAGCAGCTGAAGGACCTTGTCCCTCAATACGGTAAAAAAGTGCTTCTCGTATACGGTGGCGGAAGCATCAAGAAAAGCGGCCTTTATGACCAAGTGACGGCTGTCTTGAACGACATCGATGCCGAAGTATTCGAACTTGCCGGTGTTGAACCCAATCCACGTTTGACCACGGTAAGACGCGGTGTGGATATCTGTAAAGAAGAAGGCATCGAGTTCCTGCTTGCCGTAGGTGGAGGAAGCGTCATCGACTGTACCAAAGCAATCGCTGCCGGTGCGAAATATGATGGAGATGCATGGGATCTTGTCACGAAGAAAGCTTTTGCTTCAGAAGCCCTTCCATTCGGTACCGTGTTGACCCTTGCTGCGACCGGTTCTGAAATGAATGCAGGATCCGTTATCACAAACTGGGAAACCAATGAAAAATACGGTTGGGGAAGCCCGGTTACATTCCCTCAATTCTCAATCCTTGATCCGGAAAACACATTCACTGTTCCTAAAAACCACACGATCTACGGAATGGTCGACATGATGTCCCACGTGTTCGAGCAGTACTTCCATAATGCTACGAATACACCGCTTCAGGACCGCATGTGTGAATCCGTACTGAAAGTGGTTATTGAAACAGCTCCTAAGCTGATCAACGACCTTGAGAACTACGAGCTTCGCGAAACCATCCTATACTCTGGAACCATTGCCCTCAACGGCATGCTTCAAATGGGTTACCGCGGAGACTGGGGAAGCCATAACATCGAGCACGCTGTGTCTGCCGTGTACGATATCCCGCATGCAGGCGGTCTGGCGATCCTGTTCCCTAACTGGATGAAGCACAACCTGAACGTGAACCCTGCCCGTTTTGCACAGCTGGCTGAGCGCGTATGGAATGTCGATCCTGAAGGCAAGACACAGGAAGAAGTAGCGCTTGAAGGAATCGAGAAGCTTCGTGAATTCTGGTCCAGCATCGGTGCCCCTTCCCGCCTTGCTGACTACGACATCGACGACAGCAAGCTTGACCTCATTGCTGATAAAGCAATGGCTAACGGCGCATTCGGTAACTTCAACAATCATCAATTGAACAAAGAGGACACGCTCAGCATCCTGCGTGCATCTCTATAA
- a CDS encoding Glu/Leu/Phe/Val family dehydrogenase translates to MGENLNLFTSTQHVINDALSKLGYSEEMFELLKEPIRMLTVRIPVRMDDGSIKVFTGYRAQHNDAVGPTKGGVRFHPEVDEEEVKALSMWMSLKCGIVDLPYGGGKGGIICDPRTMSFTELEKLSRGYVRAISQIVGPTKDIPAPDVYTNSQIMAWMMDEYSRLRENDSPGFITGKPIVLGGSQGREKATAQGVTICIDEAAKKRGIDIKGARVVIQGFGNAGSFLAKFMHDAGAKVIAISDAHGALHDPDGLDIDYLLDRRDSFGTVTTLFENTLTNKELLELDCDILVPAAISNQITEQNAHDIKASIVVEAANGPTTLEATRILSERGILLVPDVLASAGGVTVSYFEWVQNNQGYYWTEEEVNEKLQIKLVEAFNNVYETSQNRRVNMRLAAYMVGARKMAEASRFRGWV, encoded by the coding sequence ATGGGAGAAAACCTTAATCTGTTTACTTCTACACAACATGTCATCAATGATGCTTTGTCCAAACTGGGCTATTCCGAAGAAATGTTCGAGCTTCTAAAAGAACCGATCCGCATGCTCACCGTCCGCATCCCTGTCAGGATGGACGACGGAAGCATCAAGGTTTTCACGGGTTACCGCGCGCAGCATAACGACGCCGTCGGTCCTACAAAGGGGGGCGTGCGCTTCCATCCTGAGGTCGATGAGGAAGAAGTGAAGGCGCTTTCCATGTGGATGAGCCTGAAATGCGGGATCGTCGACCTTCCGTACGGCGGAGGGAAAGGCGGGATCATCTGCGATCCCCGCACCATGTCCTTCACCGAGCTTGAAAAGCTCAGCCGTGGATATGTAAGGGCGATCAGCCAGATCGTCGGGCCGACAAAGGATATTCCGGCACCTGACGTGTACACCAACTCGCAGATCATGGCCTGGATGATGGATGAATACAGCCGTTTACGGGAAAATGATTCGCCTGGTTTCATCACGGGGAAACCGATCGTCCTCGGAGGATCCCAGGGACGTGAAAAAGCGACCGCTCAGGGTGTGACCATCTGCATCGATGAAGCGGCCAAAAAACGCGGGATCGATATCAAGGGAGCACGTGTCGTGATCCAAGGATTCGGGAATGCAGGAAGCTTCCTTGCGAAGTTCATGCATGATGCCGGAGCCAAGGTCATCGCGATCTCGGATGCCCACGGAGCGCTCCATGATCCGGACGGACTCGATATCGATTATCTCCTGGACCGCCGCGACAGTTTCGGAACCGTCACGACGCTCTTTGAGAATACGCTTACGAACAAAGAACTCCTTGAGCTGGATTGTGATATTCTGGTGCCTGCTGCCATCTCGAATCAGATTACAGAGCAGAATGCCCATGATATCAAAGCGTCGATCGTCGTGGAAGCGGCGAATGGACCTACAACATTGGAAGCTACAAGGATCCTGTCTGAGCGTGGCATCCTCCTCGTACCGGACGTCCTTGCCAGTGCAGGCGGTGTAACGGTATCCTACTTCGAATGGGTACAGAACAACCAAGGCTATTACTGGACAGAAGAAGAAGTAAACGAGAAGCTTCAGATCAAGCTTGTCGAAGCGTTCAATAATGTCTATGAAACATCACAGAATCGCAGAGTCAATATGCGTCTTGCCGCCTACATGGTGGGAGCGCGCAAAATGGCTGAAGCCTCAAGATTCAGAGGTTGGGTCTAA